Within the Sebastes umbrosus isolate fSebUmb1 chromosome 5, fSebUmb1.pri, whole genome shotgun sequence genome, the region agttggcaattaagttaatagctgacaactaattgatgaatcattgcagctctatacTCAAATGAATCATACTGGCTATAATACACAATATTTCTGCAAGGGTTCGGTCCACTGCCGTTCATTTTGACCCAACATACGACTGAGGCCTCAGCAGCTTACACTTTGACCTCGGCCTGCTCAGCAAGTCACTcaaacagacagactgactcactgactcacCTCCCTGACACTCCTCCCTGCTGGCATTGAAGCCGGCGTTGCCGTTGACGAACTGGCAGATGGAGTAGAGGCGACAGCCGCGGTGACATGCGTTCATTATGGAGTCCTACAAGAGAAGATAAGGAGATGCAAATAATTAGAGATGTCTCCTGCACTCTTGTATAAACTCGCCCCTTGTTAGGAGATATGACAGGGTTGATGGGTTATGGCATCTCTAAATGTCACGGTGCAGCTGTTGTATTATCGCCTGTCATAAACAGTTGATAAAAAGGACAATGAGccagttgtaaaaaaaaaaaaagcatgaaaatgaGTTGGTGAGAGAGGAAGATGCACATTACTGGACTTCCTCTTGTCATAATGCATTAATTCTCAGGTTTGAAATAAGGAAAAACAGCGCCCTCTGGTGACCTCTGTGGGAacaggagagacaaagagattTCCCTGACCATGAAGGGTTTATTACAGCCTGTCATCATCCTTCACTGCGTGACCCTGTTTATTCACAGAGGGGTGCTCATCTCAAACCATCAAACTGCAGCTTAAAGGTTGGAGTTGGCTGCTTATTCGACATCTCTGTAGTTACTGCACCTAAACTCGACATATATGCCCAAAATCGCTCGTTTCCAATCACAATCTTCAAAGCAGGTGACTGTGATCCGCTTTGCTGCTCCTGCAGGATGCATGAACCAcacctgaaggaggcagcaggagaaggaggaggaggaggaggaaggaaaaacATCTAATACTGGAAATATATGCAAGGCTTAAACTCCTGGTGAGATTCACAGTCTACCATCCTGCTCGTGTCCAGTCTGGCCTCGTCTATAAGCAGCAAGATGCTGCgtaaaaatgtcaataaaggAGAATTTGTTTCATGGTTCACACCTGATCCTGCGCTATATTCGCATGCTGCCTCTGCATTGCTTCATCTTAATTGCAGGATTAAGGAATGATCAATTATTGGCGCAGCTTTAAAGCATCTGGAGATGAGCTGACTGAATGCAGCTCACTTCTTGGACGAGTCTGGAAGCTGCAGGAAGAAAATGAGCTGCATCCATCTTTCGGCCTAATTGCGCGCTGCAAGCATCCAAAGAGGAGGCTGCAGCGGAAAATCGGTCATTACGCACAgacataaacacatttattttacatttatcttgtaaatatatagtttttttttcgatgcataatatatattgttagtgtgtgtgtcggtgcagGCGGTGCAAACGTCGGATCTCGTGTGCTGATAATGCGCTTTtctgcagcctcctcctccgttAACAGCATGAACAGGAATAACTTACTTTAGCAGGGCTTTTGTTCTTGATGGTGAGCTGGCATTGCTTCTTGCAGTAGTTGATGTCGCCCAGTTGGTTGTCGAACAGATCCGAAGACGCCGAGGCGAGCCCGGCGAGGAGCACCGAGAGCAGGGCCGACAAGCCGAACATCTTTACACCGAGCCGGAGCATCTAAACccgggagagaagaggaggaggaggaggaggaggaagaggaggagaggagagctgcttCAACCAGCACTGAGCTCCtttgtggctgctgctgctgctgctgctgctggtcggtgcagatgatgatgctgctgcctcgatcagcctggtcctgtctgtctgtctgtctgtctgtctgctgctcctCTGATCTGCTCCTGCTCGTGGCGTCACgcgcatcatcatcatcatcttcatcttcatcatcatcatcatcatcatcatcatcacgcaCAAGCTGCccccaccaaacacacacatacacacatacacacacacacacacacagacacacacacagacacacacatacacataaacacacacacacacacacacacatacacacatacacacacacacacacacagacacacacacacacgcacacatacacacatacacacacacacaaacacagacacacacatacacataaacacacacacatacacagagacacacaaacagacacacacacacacacacacacacacacacacacacacacacacgtttttaAATGTGCCTTACAAATAAATTATGGATTCCGTTTAcgttaaaaaagtaatattggCTGATGTATAGCTatacgattttttttctacggtcttatattaataatgatattgGTCTCATAATCCACTAGGTCAGACTGTAATCttttaatatatgttttttttgcattaatttgaTTAAGTTTCTTGGTATGATAGGTATTTAACttatacatttaataatttaattgatttaaaactGGTTCTGTTGGTTTGGAGCCTCCATACAGCAGCAGCTCCCTCTGAGAAACACTGacttcatctttaactttaGCTCTGTTGCTTtaagttgacacacacacacacacacacacacacacaaaccaaaaacacacacacacactctcacgcacgcacacacacagacacacacaaacacacacacacacacttacacacacacacacaacctgcagAGCTGCCTTCACTGCAGTGCACAATGTGTCAGTGGTGACATTCATAAAAATGTGTCAGAGATAGTAAAGGAGGAGCAGATGTCCTGCACGGAGCAGACAGATGGAGCGTTTTGTTCAAGTATTGACAGTTCAAACATAATCAATGATCAGCTGAATGTAAAGATCCTGCtggaacacacaacacacatcagCTGAGGAGAGattaaagaagacctattatgccttttcccctttcctttagtgtgtaataTAGTATTTAGTGCATGTAataggtctgcaaagttacaaagctcaaAGTCCACATCActgggagttactctcccccactcacagaaacactgctcctgaaacgccttgcttcaagtcctgccttttcttccgtataatgtggtgatgtcaccaagtaacatatttgcataacagCTTATTTGGcccgccctcaaacaaagctagtttgagcggagctggagcgtagtccgaagagtttggttcggttgaccgaTCGTTTCAGACGAAGACAGTTTCTTGAacattaaagctggagtaggcaggttggagcaaatatgatttaaaaaaaaaaagttatttttataaaacggtcgctatatcctgacagtagtacatgaaacagataatCTGAGCCAAGCTGGATCCtagccgtctctgagcagctgtcaatcactggcaaactccgaccaaacggtcaaactaggcagcgctgatcaaatatgaatcaatattctgttactgtaatgcctatttctctccacaaatgttttcataaacatcttttagtgtactgtttagctgtaaaatgagaaagtttgtgacccggcagccatgttgagatcagtttaggaaataccaagcagcacccaccagccggagcacactttctcaagTCGGTAATAACGCTGtttatgcaaatttgttttaacgccactaatttctttatcgcattaatgcaatttgcgattttaggttttaaagctacagtgaagatactggtatcatatgaaactatagaaaacctaaagatccattggtaccaaacatgtcatactagctttttgccaaagaggttaaataacgctccaaacatacgctaaatgttggcgaggaaaaactggcttgtccattttcaaaggggtcccttgatctctgacctcaagatatgtgaatgaaaatgggttctctgggtacccacgagtctccctttacagacatgcccactttatgataatcacatgcagtttggggcaagtcttagtcaagtcagcacactgacacactgacggctgttgttgcctgttgggcttgagtttgctatgttatgatttgagcatatttgtttatgctaaatgcagtacctgtgagggtttctggacaatatttgtcattagtttgtgttgttaattgatttccaacaataaatatatacacacataaagcaagtatatttgcccatgttgataagagtattaaatacttgacaaatctccctttaaggtacattttgaacagatgtgcaattaatttgcaattaatcagcCCTTAAGACAGCCCTAAGTGTTCATGGGTGTTTCTTGTACACAGTATAGTGGAgtggacacactgagcagcACTAATGATTGTAACAGTGGAAACATTAAGGGAGGAGCAAACTAACAGAACCAGAACAGAgtagaacagcagcagcagcagagtcagtcagtcagtgaggaGTTCAGAGGAACACACCTcgtgtttcctctcctccagcagcagcagtcagtcagtttaGTCTCCAGACTTCCAGTGAGGAGCAACATTTGGTCTGAGAGGATCCGCCGGAGAGTGAAGCTGCTCCGGTTCCTCTGGTCTGCTCCTCACGTCCTGGACACTCGGTAAAAGGACCGAGAGGGAGAAGAAGGCAGCAGAAAGAACCATGTTCTCCTTCATGTTCCTCCTCCTGGTTCCTCATGTGCTGCTGTCCTCCACACGTAAGTAGCAAACTTTTAGTCAACTGACAGACCGACACAACCTGCTGGACGGTACCGCGGTGCTGTCGCTGcggaccgtgtgtgtgtgtgtgtgcgtgtgtgtgtgtgtgttaaagttaAAGGTGAAACCAGTGTTTCCCAGAGGGAGCTGCTGCTGTATGGAGGCTCCAAACCAACAGAACcagttttaaattaattcaattaaaattAGCGCAAagggtgacattttttttgcaagtttgACCTGCCCAGGTGTTATTATCAGCccacctataataataataataatcatagtcataataatcataatggaTCATAATTGGAAATTCTGGAAAATCCACACAAGGTGGATTTTCCAGAATTCCCTGTGCTTATTTTTTAGGAGGAGGCAATGtggataaaatataaaatatgtatttttatattgcgatattgatatattgctaTACTACATTTTATGGAAAATCGATAGAGAACGTGTATATATTGGGAATATtagcttttgaaaaaaaaaagaattaaatagCTGTCAAATCAAGAAAtttcattaaaattaattaaaatattatattaaaaatgacAGTCGGACCTAGTGGATTTTGGACACGATTATCACTATTAATGTaagacagtttaaaaaaaaaaaaatcagacaacTATACATCagctaatattatttttttaatgtaaacataatacaatctaaatttatttgtaaagcgcattttaaaacaacaacagttgacTAAAGTGCTGTaaaatcaatatactgtatagtaaaaaccataaaaacaacaaaaatattcCTTAATTTCTTACTTTTTGTGTGAccaggacattttacagttaaaaaaaaaaattgtcagtgCTTTCAAGTGGACAAATTATATTATGGAGAtactttctaaatgtgtccgCAAACATAAAATATCTAATCTTTGATATTTCTGTAATGCAAATTCTTATTTATCAGCTGACACATATGCATATACCAAAGTATTTGCAAGAATCTAAAGTCTCATATGTATATTATACTCATATTACTCTATTTTGCTCATGATTCTACACTTTTTATTGCTGATATTTATTACCAATCTTTTATCTCATTCATGCCTTATATATTccttgtatatatgtgtgtagtCTTTGCAAATGcaattttgttgtgtttgtataatgacaataaagttcttgaatcttgaaaagtCAGCTGATAATTTAGGGGTCTACCTCAGATGAAAATTCAATATTGTCTACAAGGATCGCTAATACATCCAGAAATATTAATAGCTACCACGGTATCAACAGTACGGAAAAATCTCTAACAattgacaaatatatatattgtctcATGGTCATCAAATCACCATAATGCTTATTTATTTGGGATTGCACTGTAACCAACTGATAGtctcaacaaaacaaaaatattgcGTAATTTTAACATTCGCCACTGAAATACATCCAGATAAAGTGACACCACATGAATATGAGAGTAATGATTAGAAGTTATTGTGTACGTAACGGTGGATTAGACTGAGAGCAAGACCTATTAGACATGGTGCTGGTGTTGTAGCTGATGAAACAAATTGAAATAAACGGTGTTCATCAGCGCTGTTGCGTGAAGGAAAGATAACAATATTCCAAGTTATTACCATGCAGAGATTCATAATCATGAGACTGAGAGAATAATCTGCAAGAAGCTTCTGTATGTGTGATGAAATATGTAAAACACATGtatgtttattatgttttatattgaCTCCCACTCACTGAGGCCCAAAGGTCAATCCTCACTCTTCTTTGTAGACACAGTTTTCATGTCTGTACATGAGTCTTCATATTAGATGCTACTGAATCCAGTGAGGCTGGAAACAGCACATATGTTGGAAAGCTTGTCCACCGCCCACCTGGAGCACGGTTAATAAAACTCTACACATTAACCCTCGTATCTCTGAGACGAAGGAGCCCAGTGGTAACATTTCTCATGTGCATCAATCATAAAGGCAAACTTTACGTATAAGAGGGGTCGCTGTATGGAAAAGCATTCAAGGATTTTACCGACACAACTGGGATGACCTCTCTGACTGATCCTACTGAGGCTCCATAAATCCACTTCATTACTGGGTCATAAATATGTGCTGAGCTCCTGCTCTGTTGTGGTGCAGTGCTGccgcactcctcctcctcctcctcctcctcctcctcctcctcctcacacaaaCATAAAGTTTCCTTACGGTTGGCAAGAGATTTGGACACTGTGTGTTCAACGCTGAAACAAATCAAACCACACAGACTAACAGCCTCCCAGGACCTAATGCATGTTATTAAGGAGAGTCAAATCAATGaaaattaaaggggacatatcatgctcattttcaggttcatacttgcattttgtgattttactagaacatgtttacctgctttaatgttcaaaaaacacattattttcctcatactgtctgtctgaatatacctgtattcaccctctgtctgaaacgctccgttttagcgcctgtctctttaagaagcccggtctgctctgattggctagtgagaaaaatatggtgcacctctGCAGAAGTATAGggtgcgttccaaatcgcatactttttctgttttacttttagtacatactgcagatacccttacaaagtacgtactgttgggACACACTATTTTGTCATACAGTAACATTGcgtcttgaactttgaccctcttgctcgaATCAAatctgctgcacagaggattgtggttCAGAATaaccagaaaagcatgctggcttgcatactgcaaaatgtgaccggatgtagtaggacatcctggtatttttggcatactgcttttgacatactgtgtattgggacatactaaatcttttacTGGCACACTTAATAGTCTGGtagtagtatgggtattggaacacacagGTAGTTCTCTAGATTTTGGACatttggtcagacaaaacaagtaatttgaGGTCACCACCTTTGGctctgggacattttttcactaATAGAATTCAATGAAAGCATGACATGAAGAAAAGTAAAGTTTTTAATACTATGTACATGTGTTTCCACCCTCCCCAGACGTAGCAGTGATCTCCCCTCAGGATCCCGTCCTGCCCATCGGCTCCAGTCTGACAGCCACGTGCACCCTGAGCCCCAAGCTCGGCCTCCGCTCCAGCTCGTTGTACTGGACCCTGAACGGGTTGAGTCTGTCCAGCAGCACCTACAGCGTGGTGAGCCCCGACACCCTGAGCGTCACCCTTCACAACCTCAACGGCTCCCGGCAGCAGTCCGGAGACAACCTGGTGTGTCACGGAGCAGACGGACACGTCCTGGCTGGTTCCTGTCTCTATGTGGGCAGTAAGTGGAGCCTTTTCTGTCTGTGCACAGTCATATGGAAATGTCTCATTGAGCTGCACTTGGTCCCAGGAGGCTTATAGGAGGCGATAGTGTGTATATGATATAATGAAATTGAAAAACGTATGTTGCGAGTTCAGTTCTATAAAGATGTGGTTTGTTAAACAGTCTAAACAAGCATGCTGGTTTTCTTAATTGTCTCTTTTTGAGCACAACCACATTTTCTATGGTGttaatatacacacaaaaacccTGAATATGTTGCTAAGCAATGTGGATAAGAATAGGGCcaaatagttatgaatattatattcaatttctgccaataaatcctcctcaatcctacacactgtacctttatcACTAAgtagttgtattttatttgccTTCACCACTTTTTAACTTGATTTCAACATCtgaaacaaacgtttgtttgcttcttgtatctttaaaaattgttttttcaTTGTTCTTGTTTCCCCCCTCCAGGGCCTCCAGAAAAGCCAGTCAATTTAACGTGTTGGTCCCACAACACGAAGGACTTGAGCTGCAAGTGGCGCCCGGGGGGGCGGGGCGAGACCCACGTCCGAACCAAATACACCCTCAAGTACAAATTGAGGTGAGCGCCcccgacctgcagcagctcACAAGGTGCTCACCTCGTCCGACACCGCTCAGGTAGTGAGTAGTAGTTTATcatctgcaacacacacactgggctcAGAGGCTGCAGTGTGTTGTGTCGCTCGTgtgttaaactgttaaaaaaatagTCATTCAGAAACAAAACGTCAGAGTTTATTTTggtcattgtgtttgtttttttgtccaggtggtacgggagagagaaggagtgtGAGATTTACAGCACGGGGAGGCAGCGGTACTCCTGCTACATCCCCCGCAACCTCGCCCTCTTCACCCCCTATGAGATCTGGGTGGAGGCAGCCAATCAGCTGGGCTCTGCCACCTCTGACATCACCACCCTGGACATCCTCGATGTAGGTGGGTGAGCAAAGCTTTTGAGGATGTGTTTTCCTGTCCTTTCTTCCATTTGTTTGTCGGCAGATCTGCTGCATATGGCGAACACACTTCTCTAGAGGAGAGGGGGATTTATTTTTACGGTTGGCTCCCTCCAACAGCATTATAGGTTCAGGCTGCTACTCTCAAAGATAAATCGTTTTGTTGTAAAAGTTAACCGCACATCCGATGCCTCGCTGGTAAAAAGCTTCGCAGGTTTCCCAGCGATAAGTTGAGGTTATGATGTACGAGCGATGGCAGGTGTTGTGGCCTCCAGCGAGTCGAGCGCCACATTTCGAAAGCAGTGTTTATTGTGTCTGTGACTGGGCATCCTCTCCCTCAATTCATCCTCTCTGCACACTGAAGGATAACTTGGAGCTGTGAGTGTgttggaggagaaggaggagcgTTGCCACATGTATGATGCATTGCACTGCCTCAATAACAGAAACAATAAGCTGGGAGTATATTTGTTCTGGCTTggttcccctctctctctctctctctttctctctcttgagCTGAATGCGACAGAACAAATAAAGCTGAAAAAGAGCTTCATGCACGCGACAGCAGCAGTGAAGGATGTCTTGCAAACAGGAAACACTTTTACAAGTTCTTTAATAAGATCCCTTCAAAGCACTTGATTTGTTTTCAGCCTTTTATTGCAGAAGGTAAAATGTTTGACTGAGGGAACAACGCACTCTCTACAGGAAGTACAGACTGAACTAGAACCACCCAGCCAGTCTGTACAGGAGGGGAAGTCaagtgacatttttatatattcaaatGAAAATACTTATATCTTCTACTTATTTGTTGTTCTAAGGAACCTCTGGTACGAGAATGTCCAAAGGTGACGGACTtctggaaaattattttttaaattagacCCTTTCTATAATCGTTGGAAAATTAGTTCCCTTTAACTTCCAATGTGGAGCTGTCCTGtt harbors:
- the crlf1b gene encoding cytokine receptor-like factor 1b isoform X1, whose product is MFSFMFLLLVPHVLLSSTHVAVISPQDPVLPIGSSLTATCTLSPKLGLRSSSLYWTLNGLSLSSSTYSVVSPDTLSVTLHNLNGSRQQSGDNLVCHGADGHVLAGSCLYVGRPPEKPVNLTCWSHNTKDLSCKWRPGGRGETHVRTKYTLKYKLRWYGREKECEIYSTGRQRYSCYIPRNLALFTPYEIWVEAANQLGSATSDITTLDILDVVTTDPPANVQLSRVGDLEDQLTVRWASPPELKDILFQAKYQIRYRLEDSSEWKVVDDVGNQTSCRLAGLRPGTVYFVQVRCNPVGIYGSRKPGIWSDWSHPAAASTPSSERLQSGSCDPKPGEQNSTLRRELKQFFGWVRKHASGCSGMSIKLYDQWRVWLQKSHRTRNQILQDDNS
- the crlf1b gene encoding cytokine receptor-like factor 1b isoform X2, translating into MFSFMFLLLVPHVLLSSTHVAVISPQDPVLPIGSSLTATCTLSPKLGLRSSSLYWTLNGLSLSSSTYSVVSPDTLSVTLHNLNGSRQQSGDNLVCHGADGHVLAGSCLYVGRPPEKPVNLTCWSHNTKDLSCKWRPGGRGETHVRTKYTLKYKLRWYGREKECEIYSTGRQRYSCYIPRNLALFTPYEIWVEAANQLGSATSDITTLDILDVVTTDPPANVQLSRVGDLEDQLTVRWASPPELKDILFQAKYQIRYRLEDSSEWKVVDDVGNQTSCRLAGLRPGTVYFVQVRCNPVGIYGSRKPGIWSDWSHPAAASTPSSERLQSGSCDPKPGEQNSTLRRELKQFFGWVRKHASGCSGMSIKLYDQWRVWLQKSHRTRNQVDSTRR